Proteins encoded in a region of the Neoarius graeffei isolate fNeoGra1 chromosome 3, fNeoGra1.pri, whole genome shotgun sequence genome:
- the fabp2 gene encoding fatty acid-binding protein, intestinal: MTVPRQYTRAYAHTHTHTHTHTCRGHSVIMTFNGAWKVDRNENYEKFMEQMGINLVKRKLAVNDNLKITLEQTGDKFHVKEVSTFRTLELNFTLGVTFEYALADGTELSGSWVMEGDVLKGSFVRKDNGKTLTTVRQIVGGELVQSYNYEGVDAKRIFKKE; the protein is encoded by the exons ATGACCGTGCCACGCCAGTACACACgcgcatacgcacacacacacacacacacacacacacacacctgtcgagGACATTCTGTTATCATGACATTTAACGGAGCATGGAAAGTGGACCGCAATGAGAACTATGAAAAGTTCATGGAGCAGATGG gcatTAACCTGGTGAAGAGGAAACTTGCAGTCAATGACAACCTGAAGATCACACTCGAACAGACTGGAGATAAGTTCCATGTGAAGGAGGTCAGCACATTCCGCACCCTGGAGCTCAACTTCACGCTGGGAGTCACGTTCGAGTATGCACTCGCTGATGGAACTGAACTCTCC GGCTCCtgggtgatggagggtgatgtttTGAAGGGATCCTTCGTCCGgaaagacaatggaaaaactCTGACCACCGTCAGGCAGATTGTGGGCGGTGAGCTCGTACAG AGCTACAACTATGAAGGCGTAGATGCGAAGAGAATTTTCAAGAAGGAATAA